The following coding sequences are from one Bradyrhizobium sp. WSM471 window:
- a CDS encoding SET domain-containing protein-lysine N-methyltransferase yields the protein MPGTEKNDMMAESVFDRSGTVYVKTAPRKGRGVFANIPFKIGDVIERAPTWGFDHAQAQLLNRTGLFEYYFVRPDREVKCDPLAGYVVFGLISIVNHSSSPNAQILWADTASGVWASIVAIDDIAVDDEITHRYANVSDYPHATRFVD from the coding sequence ATGCCCGGCACTGAAAAGAACGACATGATGGCGGAGAGCGTCTTTGACCGCAGCGGTACTGTGTATGTCAAAACTGCACCACGAAAGGGCCGCGGTGTATTTGCAAATATTCCGTTCAAGATCGGAGATGTAATTGAGCGAGCTCCAACGTGGGGATTTGATCATGCTCAAGCCCAGCTCCTAAATCGCACAGGCCTCTTCGAGTACTACTTCGTTCGGCCTGATCGAGAAGTCAAATGTGACCCGCTGGCAGGCTACGTTGTTTTCGGATTAATCTCGATAGTAAATCACTCATCCAGCCCGAATGCACAAATACTGTGGGCCGATACAGCGTCTGGAGTGTGGGCGAGCATTGTGGCGATAGACGACATAGCAGTAGATGACGAAATAACGCATCGGTATGCGAATGTGTCCGATTATCCGCATGCTACTAGATTCGTCGACTAA
- a CDS encoding GNAT family N-acetyltransferase, whose product MFRRATFADAHDIARIYNQAIKPGIFAINPIAPDTHNERIIWLKEHQDPYPVFVYENENHRVIGWCSLSRFSLRPEYTGVAEISRYIDENHRGKGLGGLMLAHLIETAANVGLRLLVSNAYERNIGSIKSIAPVFQRVAVLHEVARVHGEWQNVAWFWNKLR is encoded by the coding sequence ATGTTCCGACGCGCTACTTTTGCTGATGCCCACGATATCGCAAGGATCTACAATCAGGCGATCAAGCCGGGCATCTTTGCTATAAATCCAATCGCTCCAGACACTCACAACGAAAGGATCATCTGGCTGAAGGAACATCAAGATCCCTATCCAGTGTTCGTCTATGAGAACGAAAATCATAGAGTGATTGGCTGGTGCTCCTTGAGTAGATTTTCTCTGCGCCCCGAATATACAGGCGTCGCCGAGATATCCCGCTACATTGATGAGAATCATCGAGGGAAAGGACTCGGCGGACTGATGCTTGCACATTTGATTGAAACGGCTGCCAATGTGGGACTGCGACTACTAGTCTCAAACGCATATGAAAGGAATATCGGAAGTATAAAAAGTATTGCTCCTGTCTTTCAGCGCGTCGCAGTGTTACATGAAGTGGCACGCGTGCACGGTGAATGGCAGAACGTTGCATGGTTCTGGAATAAATTACGTTGA
- a CDS encoding IS30 family transposase, translating into MNVVRRRSARSGRAPLPSPGRPSVAGRDEQNKFWRAIAAGLSSEDAALEAGLSQPVGSRLFRKAGGMPPAMFRSSAKALSGRYLSLNEREEIALLKVQGHSIQEIGRRLGRAASTVSRELRRNAATRGGGLEYRAITAQWHADRSARRPKPTKLALNATLRTYVEERLAGGVVAPTGAPVPGPAVPWKGRRHGQRKDRRWAKAWSPEQIARRLPIDFPDDKTMRISHEAIYQALFVQGRGALRRELTACLRTGRVLRMPRARVRRRGKGFVSPEIMISERPAEAADRAVPGHWEGDLILGLGSSAIGTLVERTTRFTMLLHLPRLAGHGEAPRAKNGPALAGHGAEAVRDAITRTIITLPEELRRSLTWDQGAEMAQHDRLKIDAGIQVYFCDPQSPWQRGTNENTNGLLRQYFPKGTDLSIHSAEEISAVAAALNARPRKTLGWKTPAEALDDLLL; encoded by the coding sequence ATGAACGTTGTAAGGCGCAGATCGGCGCGGTCAGGACGAGCCCCATTGCCGTCGCCAGGACGGCCCTCTGTTGCCGGGCGCGATGAACAGAATAAATTTTGGCGGGCGATTGCCGCTGGGTTAAGCAGCGAAGATGCTGCACTCGAAGCCGGATTGTCACAACCTGTCGGAAGCAGATTATTCCGAAAGGCGGGCGGCATGCCACCAGCGATGTTCAGATCTTCGGCAAAGGCACTGTCCGGGCGGTATCTCTCGTTGAATGAGCGCGAGGAGATCGCACTTCTCAAGGTGCAGGGCCATTCCATACAGGAGATTGGACGTCGCCTGGGGCGGGCTGCTTCCACAGTCTCCCGTGAACTGCGGCGCAACGCGGCCACTCGCGGCGGCGGGTTGGAGTATCGGGCAATAACTGCCCAATGGCATGCGGATCGATCCGCCCGCCGGCCTAAGCCGACCAAGCTTGCGCTCAATGCAACCTTGCGCACTTATGTGGAGGAAAGACTTGCTGGCGGCGTCGTAGCCCCGACCGGCGCTCCCGTTCCTGGTCCCGCCGTTCCGTGGAAGGGGCGGCGGCATGGCCAGCGCAAGGATCGGCGATGGGCCAAAGCCTGGAGCCCTGAGCAGATTGCTCGACGCTTGCCGATCGACTTCCCGGACGACAAGACGATGCGCATCAGCCACGAAGCTATCTATCAAGCCCTCTTCGTTCAGGGCCGTGGCGCGCTACGCCGCGAGCTGACGGCCTGCTTGCGAACAGGGCGTGTGTTACGGATGCCCAGAGCGCGCGTACGCAGGCGAGGCAAGGGCTTTGTCTCGCCGGAGATCATGATCAGTGAGCGCCCTGCTGAAGCTGCCGATCGAGCAGTGCCGGGACATTGGGAGGGGGACCTTATCCTCGGTCTTGGCAGCTCGGCAATCGGCACGCTGGTCGAGCGCACGACGCGCTTTACGATGCTCTTGCACCTTCCACGGTTGGCGGGGCATGGCGAAGCTCCGCGCGCGAAGAACGGGCCAGCCCTTGCGGGACATGGGGCCGAAGCCGTGCGCGACGCGATCACGCGCACCATCATCACTTTGCCCGAAGAGCTGCGCCGTTCGCTAACCTGGGATCAGGGAGCCGAAATGGCTCAGCACGATCGTCTCAAGATCGATGCGGGTATCCAGGTCTACTTCTGCGACCCGCAAAGCCCATGGCAGCGCGGCACTAACGAGAACACCAACGGGCTGCTGCGGCAGTACTTCCCGAAAGGCACGGACCTGAGCATCCACAGCGCCGAAGAGATATCCGCTGTGGCAGCGGCCCTCAATGCCCGACCGCGGAAGACACTAGGCTGGAAAACGCCGGCGGAGGCGCTTGACGATCTTCTGTTATGA
- a CDS encoding transposase encodes MTKRQRRSYSDEYKRQAVDLVLSSGRSAKSVSKELGLDGSVLSRWVAEQGTVRAGGSAVAPTSQAAVPSADQADVIARLQRENEQLRLERDILKKSIAIFAGPRT; translated from the coding sequence ATGACGAAACGGCAGCGACGTTCTTATTCGGACGAGTACAAGCGGCAGGCAGTTGATCTGGTTTTGTCGAGCGGCCGCTCGGCGAAGTCGGTATCGAAGGAGCTTGGGCTTGACGGCTCCGTGCTGAGCCGATGGGTGGCGGAGCAGGGTACGGTGAGAGCCGGCGGCAGCGCCGTGGCGCCCACATCGCAGGCGGCGGTGCCGTCGGCGGACCAAGCTGACGTGATTGCGCGGTTGCAGCGGGAAAACGAACAGCTGCGCTTGGAGCGCGACATTTTAAAAAAGTCGATCGCGATCTTTGCTGGACCCCGGACATGA
- a CDS encoding GNAT family N-acetyltransferase has product MSYQVRRLRAGDLPSVTEIYNAACRARESTQGMRPWSVKEMEEFITESHLGVEAYTCASNGAVVGWAAFTPYRVREDVRHTAEMSIYVQHSARRKGVGCALVRTLLNRAKILDLHCVLAMTFEDTPDVVSFIEKHAFSRAGCFPEIFSNGGKYSDILIFEKLITVADRRRRF; this is encoded by the coding sequence ATGTCGTACCAAGTGCGCCGGTTACGAGCAGGTGACCTTCCAAGCGTGACAGAGATCTACAACGCAGCATGTCGCGCAAGGGAATCAACGCAAGGAATGCGTCCCTGGAGCGTCAAGGAAATGGAGGAATTCATAACCGAATCCCATTTAGGAGTTGAGGCGTATACTTGCGCAAGTAATGGCGCCGTGGTTGGTTGGGCGGCATTCACGCCGTATCGCGTCAGGGAAGACGTTAGGCATACAGCCGAGATGTCGATCTATGTTCAGCATTCCGCTCGTCGTAAGGGGGTCGGCTGCGCGCTTGTCCGTACTCTTTTAAATCGAGCAAAAATCCTTGATCTGCACTGCGTTTTGGCAATGACGTTTGAAGATACGCCCGACGTTGTTTCCTTCATAGAGAAACATGCGTTCTCACGCGCCGGCTGCTTTCCAGAGATCTTCTCGAATGGCGGGAAGTATTCCGACATTTTGATCTTTGAAAAGCTTATTACCGTAGCTGATCGCCGCCGTCGCTTCTGA
- a CDS encoding IS3 family transposase, which produces MRFRFIEDRRTDYPVKIMCRVLGVSPAGYYAWRSRPESLRALANRALLEGIQRVHRDSHGRYGSPRIHVELKAQGHHASRGRIERQMRHHGIRAISAGPRRCRTTDSGHGLPIAPNLLGRNFSAAMRNQVWLADITFVWTGQGWLYLAAVMDLYSRRIVGWAMEDHLRAELPLAALRMAIKGQRPGPGLIHHSDRGTQGGFKRSSQHQLLSLITEDRQAPPPAFSSLVSSAVGH; this is translated from the coding sequence ATGAGGTTCCGTTTTATCGAGGATCGCCGCACGGACTATCCGGTTAAGATCATGTGCCGTGTGCTCGGCGTCTCGCCCGCGGGCTACTATGCCTGGCGGTCGCGCCCGGAAAGCCTCCGGGCCTTGGCTAACCGAGCGCTGCTGGAAGGCATCCAGCGGGTTCATCGCGATAGCCATGGCCGCTATGGCAGCCCGCGCATTCATGTCGAACTCAAAGCCCAGGGACATCATGCAAGCCGTGGCCGGATCGAGCGGCAGATGCGCCATCATGGCATTCGAGCCATCTCGGCCGGGCCGCGACGATGCCGCACCACCGACAGCGGGCATGGCTTGCCGATCGCGCCGAACCTGCTCGGCCGGAACTTCTCGGCCGCCATGCGCAATCAGGTCTGGCTCGCCGACATCACCTTTGTCTGGACCGGCCAGGGCTGGTTGTATCTGGCGGCCGTCATGGATCTGTACAGCCGCCGTATCGTGGGCTGGGCGATGGAGGACCATCTGCGCGCAGAACTGCCGCTCGCCGCATTACGAATGGCGATCAAGGGGCAAAGACCAGGTCCCGGGCTGATCCATCATTCCGATCGCGGCACACAAGGCGGGTTCAAACGGTCGTCGCAACACCAGTTACTTTCACTCATAACAGAAGATCGTCAAGCGCCTCCGCCGGCGTTTTCCAGCCTAGTGTCTTCCGCGGTCGGGCATTGA